The following proteins are encoded in a genomic region of Triticum dicoccoides isolate Atlit2015 ecotype Zavitan chromosome 1B, WEW_v2.0, whole genome shotgun sequence:
- the LOC119299737 gene encoding uncharacterized protein LOC119299737, whose protein sequence is MAWVEEEDDFCFVEPFFYDEARDLAMRARAFEMTRRQEEEKARKAEDRRRRGLDHKRVMASIVEYDPQTKRKVYTRYSFNDFGVFDINEESPIPPMRYTKRYVHGLKLQDTANILTVKIVSSDKGFPINVYGTIIARDSIDHKCMHLFNRTRDNCQPIKSRDENLILTGPGRGLVLLDFIYLEIDLKIKLGEEPLGEQISKGLLMIDGRVLPREEKVVVGHQTLESWFCIVEVRYATLLNAVEGTFETKLLEGRFCGRIMTGIEGIEPRIVIYNSDEDGVVSCEDHAVITLRRRVMTLRLNGMLTFGFAVHGGGVVATRHWKVEFTPRHRGEEKKEISCGTAKLQVKVFWSMMDYRA, encoded by the exons ATGGCTTGGGTCGAGGAGGAGGATGACTTCTGCTTCGTGGAGCCTTTCTTCTACGATGAGGCGAGGGATCTAGCCATGCGAGCTCGGGCGTTTGAGATGACCCGGCGGCAGGAAGAGGAGAAGGCGCGGAAGGCGGAGGAtagacggcggcgaggcctagatCACAAGCGGGTCATGGCATCCATCGTCGAGTACGACCCCCAGACGAAGCGCAAGGTCTACACCCGCTACTCCTTCAACGACTTCGGCGTCTTCGACATCAACGAGGAGT CGCCTATCCCTCCAATGCGATACACCAAGAGGTATGTACATGGTTTGAAACTCCAAGACACTGCAAACATACTTACTGTCAAGATAGTATCCTCGGATAAAGGCTTCCCAATCAATGTGTATGGCACTATCATCGCTAGAGACAGCATCGACCACAAGTGCATGCACCTCTTTAACCGCACCAGGGACAATTGCCAACCTATCAAGTCAAGG GATGAAAATTTGATCTTAACTGGCCCAGGTCGAGGTCTGGTATTACTTGATTTCATATATCTGGAGATTGATCTTAAAATCAAGCTTGGCGAAGAGCCTCTAGGCGAGCAAATCAGCAAGGGTTTGCTTATGATTGATGGACGAGTTCTGCCTAGAGAAGAAAAGGTTGTTGTTGGACATCAAACGCTTGAGAGTTGGTTTTGTATTGTGGAGGTGAGGTATGCAACTCTTCTTAATGCGGTCGAGGGTACCTTCGAGACCAAGTTACTCGAGGGACGTTTCTGTGGAAGGATCATGACTGGCATTGAGGGCATTGAGCCTAGGATTGTGATTTATAATAGCGACGAAGATGGTGTGGTGTCTTGTGAAGACCATGCAGTAATCACGCTGCGGCGGCGTGTCATGACCCTCCGTCTGAATGGTATGCTCACATTTGGCTTTGCAGTCCATGGTGGTGGTGTTGTTGCTACTAGACACTGGAAAGTTGAATTCACACCACGACACCGTGGTGAAGAGAAAAAGGAGATCTCTTGTGGTACTGCCAAGCTTCAAGTGAAGGTCTTCTGGTCCATGATGGACTATAGGGCCTAA